Proteins from a genomic interval of Candidatus Woesearchaeota archaeon:
- a CDS encoding cation:proton antiporter: MAFLTELGLIFLFSIIGGVLAVRFKQPTVLGLLLIGAITGQHMLGLVQDDFLIEASIQIGAILLLFTLGIEFSLAHLFNLGTRAVIVAIMKLGMVFFLSYSAAQVMGLDLMTSLFVGVILSITSTVVFMKVLEQKGMAKREEVPLLITVLIIEDIFGVFALTFFSSLNGEDLTIPIIATRLLVSLTLMAITYVILQRILRRVIHWLSKYSTEETSTFISLGLCGGMSYLALLFHLSPSVGAFLAGNIVSSLPNAKQFERTIHPFILTFTSLFFFSIGTIVNFSVILTSLLLVLVLLIINIVAKYIGVGLGSYLFANVSGRQAVFSGLAMISVGEFSLLIAKESTSVVSGIDLVSITAAIIFLSSISMSLLINHVEKIHTLTTRSIPRAVQENMTLISKFISSISLTMIRDTISMKQIDLDLKAIINNITAITIIAAVGVFVWRYFREVIASIIGSQYVLAVVLLFFLFLSSFPTLRVVRSTKNVLRRTLQCCTKLYPQEASSEKKIFNHVIILLLLFFILIVSPSTFAFITPEFAYLIEVFILTLILIYAFRSSRLIYGFTKKHESNLTQLSKKYQSGFVKKLKIAKSKLLKE; this comes from the coding sequence ATGGCCTTCCTGACAGAACTAGGATTGATCTTTCTCTTTTCCATTATAGGGGGAGTTCTTGCCGTGAGGTTTAAGCAACCGACGGTTTTAGGTTTGCTCTTAATCGGTGCAATTACAGGACAACATATGCTCGGCCTCGTACAAGATGATTTCTTGATTGAGGCTTCGATTCAGATCGGTGCTATCTTGCTTCTTTTTACCTTAGGTATAGAATTTAGTCTTGCACATCTGTTTAATCTCGGCACAAGAGCAGTAATCGTTGCCATCATGAAACTCGGGATGGTTTTCTTTCTCTCTTACTCAGCAGCCCAAGTTATGGGGCTTGACCTTATGACGTCACTTTTTGTTGGCGTTATTCTATCGATAACAAGCACCGTTGTTTTCATGAAAGTTCTTGAACAAAAAGGGATGGCGAAAAGAGAAGAAGTACCATTGCTTATAACCGTCTTAATCATTGAAGATATCTTTGGTGTCTTTGCATTGACCTTTTTTTCAAGTCTCAATGGAGAAGACTTAACCATTCCCATCATTGCCACTCGATTGCTTGTTTCACTCACATTAATGGCGATAACGTATGTTATCCTCCAACGAATACTACGACGGGTTATCCATTGGCTGAGCAAGTATAGTACTGAAGAAACATCGACCTTTATTTCTCTCGGTTTGTGTGGAGGAATGAGCTACCTGGCGCTCCTCTTTCATCTCTCTCCGTCAGTTGGTGCATTTTTAGCCGGAAACATTGTTTCTTCACTTCCTAATGCGAAACAGTTTGAGAGAACAATACACCCCTTTATTCTTACTTTTACCTCGCTTTTTTTCTTTTCGATAGGGACGATAGTAAACTTTTCAGTGATATTGACCAGCTTATTGCTTGTCCTTGTTCTTCTAATAATTAATATAGTCGCAAAATATATCGGTGTCGGACTGGGGAGCTATTTATTTGCAAACGTTAGCGGTAGGCAAGCAGTATTCAGCGGATTAGCTATGATATCTGTTGGAGAATTTTCGCTGTTAATTGCAAAAGAGTCTACATCCGTAGTGTCAGGTATAGATTTAGTGAGCATAACTGCTGCAATTATTTTTCTCTCTTCAATAAGTATGTCGCTCTTGATAAATCATGTTGAAAAAATACATACCCTCACTACTCGGTCAATCCCTCGAGCAGTACAGGAGAACATGACCCTTATTTCAAAGTTTATTAGTAGTATCTCCCTAACCATGATAAGGGATACCATAAGTATGAAACAAATAGATCTGGACTTAAAGGCAATAATTAATAACATCACTGCCATTACCATCATTGCTGCTGTAGGGGTTTTTGTTTGGCGATATTTCCGAGAGGTTATCGCATCCATCATCGGAAGCCAGTACGTGCTTGCAGTGGTGCTTCTTTTCTTCTTATTTCTCTCTTCATTTCCCACACTGCGTGTCGTGCGAAGTACCAAAAATGTATTAAGGCGTACATTACAATGCTGTACCAAGCTTTATCCCCAAGAAGCATCGAGCGAGAAGAAAATATTCAACCATGTTATCATACTTCTCTTATTGTTTTTTATATTGATTGTGTCCCCAAGCACCTTTGCTTTTATAACACCAGAATTTGCCTATCTTATAGAGGTATTTATCCTCACCCTTATCCTTATCTATGCTTTCCGATCTTCGCGCCTCATTTATGGGTTTACCAAAAAACACGAATCCAACCTCACACAGTTAAGTAAGAAATATCAATCTGGATTCGTGAAAAAATTAAAGATCGCAAAATCAAAGCTTTTGAAAGAATAG
- a CDS encoding 50S ribosome-binding GTPase encodes MNFQTLITIASYQTYLDVAFRDGREAATRERARTRHLQKSRKYKEIGSLAIKLIKEKKRETARLKAMHKTLRSQLGAILRAYPSIDNLPPFYHELVKITLNYTQLKKSLANIQWVIAKLDELAKYYLDVMKNARNKERVERYQRAFYGRVSSLLQQIDASLQCLETARKTMRKFPTLKTEKYTVTLCGFPNVGKTTILTLLTKADPDIQSYPFTTKSLNIGYRNINNHSVQVIDTPGALDRPFTIMNAIEKQAVLALTYATHDALFVIDPTETCGYALEKQLSLYTNFRAQFSHLNFLLVVNKSDLITPQLTHQLQQDLPKDVHVLSMSGKTGEGIPAIIAYLTERVNDFHQTNVTNV; translated from the coding sequence ATGAACTTCCAAACGCTCATAACCATAGCGTCCTATCAGACCTATTTGGATGTTGCATTTCGTGATGGCCGAGAGGCAGCAACACGGGAACGTGCACGTACGAGACATCTCCAAAAGAGCAGAAAATACAAAGAGATTGGTTCGCTAGCAATCAAACTTATTAAAGAAAAAAAACGTGAGACTGCACGATTAAAGGCGATGCACAAGACCTTACGAAGCCAATTAGGAGCTATCCTTCGTGCCTACCCTTCGATCGATAATTTACCTCCGTTTTACCATGAACTTGTTAAAATTACGCTGAACTATACCCAGCTTAAGAAATCCTTAGCAAACATTCAATGGGTAATAGCGAAGCTGGACGAGCTTGCAAAATATTATCTTGATGTCATGAAAAATGCGCGAAACAAAGAACGAGTAGAGCGCTATCAGCGAGCTTTTTATGGCAGGGTTTCTTCACTTCTCCAACAGATAGACGCTTCGTTGCAGTGTCTCGAGACTGCGCGTAAAACTATGAGGAAATTTCCCACACTAAAGACCGAAAAATACACGGTTACTCTCTGCGGTTTTCCAAACGTGGGTAAAACAACCATTCTCACTTTGTTGACCAAAGCGGATCCAGATATCCAAAGCTATCCCTTTACCACAAAATCCTTAAACATTGGATATAGAAACATCAACAATCATTCTGTTCAGGTTATTGATACACCTGGAGCGTTGGATAGGCCCTTCACGATTATGAACGCTATTGAAAAACAGGCTGTTCTTGCCCTTACCTATGCAACCCATGATGCTCTTTTTGTTATTGATCCTACGGAAACCTGCGGCTATGCTTTGGAAAAACAGTTAAGTCTTTACACGAACTTTCGAGCACAATTCTCTCATTTGAATTTTCTTTTAGTCGTTAATAAGAGCGATTTGATCACTCCGCAACTCACGCACCAATTGCAGCAGGACTTACCAAAGGATGTTCATGTATTATCGATGAGCGGAAAAACCGGTGAGGGCATACCAGCAATCATTGCTTATCTTACTGAACGAGTTAATGATTTTCATCAAACAAACGTTACTAACGTTTGA
- the gatE gene encoding Glu-tRNA(Gln) amidotransferase subunit GatE, whose translation MEIDYEKMGLRCGLEIHQQLNTHKLFCTCPSQLRDDPPDVIVKRKLRASAGETGSIDIAAQHEMAKQKTIVYEGYTDTTCLVEFDEEPPQPMNTEALAIALQVASLLHAMVVDQIQVMRKIVVDGSNTTGFQRTALIALNGTLQAPHGKVAIPTICIEEESAKIIQQDASTVIYRLDRLGIPLIEIATDPSITSPLQAREVAEELGMILRSTGKVRRGLGTIRQDLNISIRDGARVEIKGAQNLKLLPMLVEYECIRQRNLLELKQALHATKIMREAQKTIASATIYDLTPLLQHSSSNVIQSALHSKGGVYGLPLRGFKGNLGKELQPGRRLGTELADYARVHSGVKGLFHADELPGYGITPEEVTLLRKKLSCAANDGFILIADQHDRAQGALDIVRNRIIKCFEGIPQEVRRANEDGTSTYLRPMPGSARLYPETDVQPFIPQVTSLELPELIRDKIQRYVITYKISNDSADQMAKRGIQFDAYVSRFSHIKPQLIAEVFTSYPKEIKTRYAVTFNPFDQLSLVEDLFVRLDKGELEKEALFEILVQIAQGKQVVYEQYKPLSRKELEQEIGKIITAHPQGQFNVLMGKIMAKYRGKVDGKEVAAFLKQKGIVP comes from the coding sequence ATGGAGATTGACTACGAAAAAATGGGTTTACGATGCGGTCTTGAAATTCATCAGCAGTTAAACACGCACAAGTTATTCTGTACCTGTCCTTCTCAACTCCGTGATGATCCTCCTGATGTTATTGTCAAACGAAAACTCAGAGCATCTGCAGGAGAAACCGGAAGCATTGATATTGCAGCCCAGCATGAAATGGCAAAGCAGAAAACCATTGTCTATGAAGGATATACCGATACGACTTGTCTTGTTGAGTTTGATGAAGAGCCCCCTCAACCGATGAATACTGAGGCATTGGCTATTGCACTTCAGGTTGCTTCTCTTCTCCATGCTATGGTTGTTGATCAAATACAAGTGATGCGGAAGATTGTTGTTGATGGCAGTAACACTACTGGATTTCAACGTACAGCACTTATTGCGCTTAATGGCACGCTTCAGGCTCCTCATGGCAAGGTTGCTATTCCTACTATTTGCATCGAAGAGGAATCAGCCAAGATTATTCAGCAGGATGCAAGTACGGTTATCTATCGTCTTGATCGTTTAGGGATTCCGCTTATCGAGATTGCAACTGATCCCAGTATTACTTCACCCCTCCAGGCACGAGAAGTTGCTGAAGAACTGGGCATGATCTTGAGAAGCACTGGAAAGGTACGGCGTGGCTTAGGAACCATACGGCAAGATCTCAACATCTCTATTCGTGATGGTGCTCGTGTTGAGATTAAAGGAGCACAGAACTTGAAGCTATTGCCTATGCTTGTGGAATATGAATGCATTCGTCAACGTAATCTTCTTGAGCTCAAGCAGGCGTTGCATGCCACCAAGATAATGAGAGAAGCACAAAAAACAATAGCCTCCGCTACTATCTATGACCTTACCCCTCTCTTGCAGCATTCATCAAGTAACGTCATTCAGTCAGCACTCCACTCAAAGGGTGGTGTTTATGGATTACCGCTTAGAGGATTTAAAGGAAACCTGGGAAAGGAGCTGCAACCAGGACGGAGATTAGGAACAGAGCTTGCTGATTATGCTCGAGTTCACAGCGGTGTTAAGGGATTGTTCCATGCCGATGAACTTCCTGGCTATGGTATTACACCAGAAGAAGTTACTCTGCTCCGCAAAAAACTTTCCTGTGCAGCTAATGATGGCTTCATTCTCATTGCAGATCAGCATGACCGTGCACAAGGTGCACTTGACATTGTCCGTAATCGTATTATCAAATGTTTTGAGGGCATTCCCCAAGAAGTCAGGCGAGCAAATGAGGATGGAACCTCTACCTATCTGAGACCTATGCCAGGTTCTGCTCGACTATATCCAGAGACTGATGTTCAACCCTTTATACCACAAGTAACTTCTCTTGAGCTTCCTGAACTGATTCGAGACAAAATCCAGCGTTATGTCATTACGTATAAGATTAGTAATGATAGTGCCGACCAGATGGCAAAGCGGGGTATTCAGTTTGATGCGTATGTCTCCCGATTTTCCCATATCAAACCACAACTCATTGCTGAGGTCTTTACCAGTTATCCCAAAGAGATAAAAACACGGTATGCAGTTACCTTTAATCCCTTTGACCAGTTATCATTAGTAGAAGATTTGTTTGTTCGTCTTGATAAGGGTGAGCTTGAGAAAGAAGCACTCTTTGAGATTCTCGTCCAGATTGCACAGGGAAAGCAGGTAGTGTATGAACAGTACAAGCCACTTTCGCGTAAGGAGCTAGAACAGGAAATAGGTAAGATTATTACAGCACATCCTCAAGGCCAGTTTAATGTTTTGATGGGAAAGATTATGGCTAAATATCGTGGCAAGGTCGATGGCAAGGAAGTGGCGGCATTCCTCAAGCAAAAGGGAATAGTGCCATAG
- a CDS encoding small nuclear ribonucleoprotein (Enables 3` processing of polyadenylated mRNAs and tRNA precursors), with protein sequence MSRPLDALNHARNKRVMVELKNGKQFIGNLYAFDIHINIVLEEGEEHIDGQLKRKLGKVFIRGDTIILISPA encoded by the coding sequence ATGTCGCGACCATTGGATGCATTAAATCATGCACGGAATAAGCGTGTCATGGTTGAGCTCAAAAACGGTAAACAATTCATAGGAAATCTCTATGCCTTTGATATTCACATCAACATTGTGCTGGAAGAGGGTGAAGAGCATATTGATGGGCAGCTGAAACGAAAACTAGGAAAAGTGTTTATTCGTGGAGATACCATCATCTTGATCTCACCGGCGTAA
- a CDS encoding 50S ribosomal protein L37e has translation MGKGTPARGKHNKTAPHMMCRRCGKHSYHRTKKVCASCGYGLSSKRRSYVWQTR, from the coding sequence ATGGGAAAAGGAACACCTGCACGGGGAAAACATAACAAAACTGCGCCACACATGATGTGTCGACGCTGTGGAAAGCATTCGTATCATCGGACGAAAAAGGTATGCGCATCCTGTGGCTATGGACTTTCTAGCAAACGAAGATCGTATGTCTGGCAAACACGGTAA
- a CDS encoding cation:proton antiporter — MNYLLSFGVVILVMLVLSFLVKLMKQPIIVGYVLAGLFFAYYQFKSVDKSNFIIFSELGIAFLLFLMGLEFDLKSLKYTGKDLLISSLIQTIAFFAIAFLITLAFPLSFMERALLAVTFLFSSTLLVAKWLEDKKEIQTLSGKVILTTLILQDILAILILTVMNFSSQEGFFSMILIPFKGILLVIISIVLAKYALNKPLQFSSRYPELLFLCSLGVCFFFIIIAPTLGYSTTVGAFIAGLTLANTQYKTDIVSRLKPLIIFFNMLFFFSLGFQMKFDLSMSFILLLFLFLVANFIIKPLVIYLSIRIRGYDTKTSLQSGIYLCQFSEFGIIIVSSVSFLNNPSLNSIVLLGLVISMILSSYVIKYDRQLLAFILPFLNKYDKIRTREIPSFQTDKHFDVLFFGYPEYMERINANLRAMGKSICVIENDPAKIELMKSEKIDYIYGSIYNPYFFEHLHMKNVELILSEVVDIDATKAIIKYGKNANPKCIVMVTSKTLRESIELYEAGADYVIYPTYINDNHISLILEDYTKDIGKIITKKINEVNQFKELQTKNELITKPTFSDIDSFLGRIKKVKKQKDKKDPNRKHNFYDIDSFFARFMKKQPPTTIKES; from the coding sequence ATGAACTACCTTTTATCCTTCGGTGTTGTCATTCTGGTCATGCTTGTACTTTCATTTCTTGTGAAATTGATGAAACAACCGATCATTGTTGGCTATGTCCTGGCAGGACTGTTCTTTGCCTATTACCAGTTCAAAAGTGTTGATAAAAGCAATTTTATCATTTTCTCTGAATTAGGTATTGCCTTTTTGCTCTTTTTAATGGGACTTGAATTTGATTTAAAGAGTTTAAAATATACAGGGAAGGATCTCTTGATCTCTTCGCTTATTCAGACCATTGCTTTTTTCGCTATTGCGTTCTTGATTACCCTTGCCTTTCCTCTCAGTTTCATGGAAAGGGCTTTACTGGCAGTTACCTTTCTCTTTAGTAGTACATTACTCGTAGCAAAGTGGCTCGAAGACAAAAAAGAGATTCAAACACTGAGTGGAAAGGTTATCCTCACCACCCTCATCCTCCAAGACATACTTGCTATACTTATCCTGACGGTTATGAATTTTTCGAGCCAAGAAGGTTTTTTCAGTATGATCCTCATCCCTTTCAAGGGTATTTTACTGGTTATCATCTCCATTGTCCTAGCAAAATACGCTCTCAACAAACCCCTACAGTTTTCTAGCCGCTATCCAGAACTTCTGTTCTTATGTTCATTAGGTGTCTGTTTTTTCTTCATTATCATTGCACCAACATTGGGGTATTCGACAACCGTAGGAGCGTTTATTGCCGGATTAACCCTTGCGAATACGCAATATAAAACAGACATTGTTTCCAGATTAAAACCGCTAATTATTTTCTTCAATATGCTTTTTTTCTTCAGCCTCGGCTTTCAGATGAAATTTGATCTTTCCATGAGTTTTATTTTGCTGTTGTTTCTCTTCCTTGTAGCGAATTTCATCATCAAACCACTGGTTATTTATCTCTCGATTAGAATACGTGGTTATGATACAAAAACATCACTACAATCAGGAATATATCTTTGCCAATTTAGCGAATTTGGTATTATCATTGTAAGCTCAGTTTCCTTCCTGAATAATCCTTCATTAAATTCCATTGTTCTTTTAGGACTAGTCATATCCATGATTCTCTCCTCCTATGTCATTAAATATGATAGGCAACTCCTAGCATTTATCCTTCCATTCCTCAACAAATATGATAAAATCCGAACACGAGAGATTCCTAGCTTTCAAACAGACAAGCATTTCGATGTGCTTTTCTTTGGGTATCCTGAATATATGGAAAGGATTAACGCCAATCTCAGAGCTATGGGAAAGAGCATTTGTGTTATTGAAAATGATCCTGCAAAGATAGAGTTGATGAAAAGTGAAAAAATTGACTATATCTATGGTTCAATCTATAATCCATATTTTTTTGAGCATCTTCATATGAAGAACGTTGAGCTCATCTTGTCTGAAGTAGTGGATATCGATGCAACAAAGGCTATAATCAAGTATGGTAAAAATGCAAATCCGAAGTGTATTGTCATGGTTACTTCAAAAACATTACGAGAGAGTATTGAGCTCTATGAAGCTGGAGCAGATTATGTCATCTATCCGACCTATATCAATGACAACCATATTTCACTTATTCTGGAAGATTATACCAAGGATATAGGTAAGATTATTACGAAAAAAATAAATGAAGTTAATCAGTTTAAAGAATTACAAACCAAGAACGAATTAATTACCAAACCAACATTCTCTGATATTGATTCCTTTTTGGGAAGAATCAAAAAAGTCAAGAAACAGAAAGATAAAAAAGACCCGAACCGTAAGCACAACTTTTATGATATTGATTCATTTTTCGCACGATTTATGAAAAAGCAGCCACCAACAACCATCAAAGAGTCTTAA
- a CDS encoding stage II sporulation protein M — MVLEALIGPLQAEQHPWRMIGYGFLFNTVAIILSLWIFGEQASLIMVFLTVMASMPLVYNSLKREESKAEVITKEIFLLKEHGKALTFLMLLFLGITLSTALWYVLLPEGTLINLFGSQSDTILTINSRVTQGGQTFQLFFRIFFNNFNVIIFCLLFAFVYGLGAMFILSWNATVIGVAIGNYIRLNISNVAATMGLEQLAHYFKVLSYGFLQYVIHGIPEILAYFTVGLAGGIISLAVIRHHNDHKEFERVLIDSSDLILLSVALLFVAALLEVFVTPIFF, encoded by the coding sequence ATGGTACTTGAAGCCCTTATTGGTCCGTTGCAGGCAGAACAGCATCCTTGGAGAATGATTGGTTATGGCTTTCTGTTTAATACTGTTGCAATCATCTTAAGTCTATGGATTTTTGGCGAGCAAGCCTCATTAATCATGGTCTTTCTTACGGTTATGGCATCGATGCCCTTGGTCTATAATTCCCTAAAACGAGAAGAGAGTAAAGCAGAGGTTATAACCAAGGAAATATTTCTCCTCAAAGAACATGGAAAAGCACTTACCTTTCTCATGCTCTTATTTCTCGGGATTACATTGTCAACTGCATTATGGTATGTGTTACTTCCTGAAGGAACATTAATCAACCTCTTTGGCTCACAAAGCGATACGATTCTCACGATTAACAGTAGGGTAACCCAAGGTGGACAAACCTTCCAGCTGTTTTTCAGGATTTTTTTTAACAATTTCAATGTGATCATTTTCTGTTTGCTTTTTGCCTTTGTGTACGGGCTTGGTGCAATGTTTATCCTTAGCTGGAATGCAACCGTCATTGGCGTAGCTATTGGTAATTATATTCGTCTGAACATAAGCAATGTGGCTGCAACGATGGGATTAGAACAACTGGCGCACTATTTTAAGGTCCTGTCCTATGGTTTTTTGCAATATGTTATTCATGGCATCCCTGAGATACTCGCGTACTTTACCGTTGGATTGGCAGGTGGCATTATCTCACTTGCTGTTATTCGGCATCATAATGATCACAAGGAGTTTGAGCGAGTGCTTATTGATTCATCAGATCTTATTCTGCTTTCGGTTGCTCTCTTGTTTGTTGCTGCACTTCTCGAGGTCTTTGTTACCCCTATTTTCTTTTGA
- a CDS encoding proteasome assembly chaperone family protein, producing MTLRLTKKLKNPVIIQGFPGFGLVGTITTEFLVDHLKTESIGSMYFEKMPAIVAIHDQQVVQPIGIHYSKEHNLVILHAITASTGQEWNIVDTILTLARDTGASEIISVEGVGSQETVEKPQSFGYSSSPVYMKKLQNIGLKPLKEGIIMGVTSALLVKASIPVTCIFAETHSQLPDSKAAAKVVEALDKYLSLKVDTKPLLKTAEKFEQKIKSLLEQGQLAQKQRDLKQMSYIQ from the coding sequence ATGACGCTTCGGCTAACGAAGAAGCTCAAAAATCCAGTTATTATCCAAGGATTTCCTGGTTTTGGTTTAGTAGGAACAATAACCACTGAATTTCTTGTCGATCACTTGAAGACTGAATCTATCGGGAGTATGTACTTTGAAAAGATGCCTGCAATTGTCGCTATCCATGATCAGCAGGTTGTCCAACCCATTGGTATTCATTACAGTAAAGAGCACAATCTTGTCATTCTCCATGCTATTACTGCATCAACAGGCCAGGAATGGAATATTGTCGATACTATCCTTACCTTAGCTCGTGATACAGGAGCATCTGAGATCATTAGCGTGGAGGGTGTGGGAAGCCAAGAAACCGTCGAAAAACCACAATCCTTTGGTTATAGTTCTAGTCCAGTGTACATGAAGAAGCTCCAAAACATAGGATTGAAACCATTGAAAGAAGGAATTATTATGGGAGTAACCTCTGCTTTGCTGGTTAAGGCAAGCATTCCCGTAACCTGTATTTTTGCAGAAACCCATTCCCAGCTTCCTGACAGCAAAGCTGCTGCAAAGGTTGTTGAAGCGCTTGACAAGTATCTTAGTCTAAAGGTTGATACCAAGCCTCTCTTAAAAACAGCAGAGAAGTTTGAGCAAAAGATCAAATCATTGCTCGAGCAAGGGCAGCTTGCCCAAAAGCAACGTGACCTGAAACAGATGAGTTATATCCAGTGA
- a CDS encoding DUF11 domain-containing protein: MVNRNILWSLMLFIGVLTLLAHSSSVLGAEGKEQLLDDWVYDEDVLNIDDELFVLSLTPTWDRLYIQGEEESVIVDQGYCEILNYKEFCYITAIFDPAEGYGKKDYKRNKILPSIHLTVSDLRPQVVVTRTVSNTTPYLQDTVTVKISMVNNGLKTAETVTYRETIPQEAVILEHPSLRREGNILEWTGSVVYGSNVTLSYELRFTKPFAGTVNASLNYTYNGNPYSLTNKDISITTNTAKIPLTITTTIDKNPAVINELVIYTVSLTNTDPSEMVTITEMLIHVDDGFIVSSYEPLQKKTTSDFRYNMVLQPGETKTFTLGVVGLFTGDYDLGLSLNATSYWKLELRTLSERHTDNKTITIKLGEIRPLIHFLLNDLSLISGQESLVEISLENTDEKRSFHNITARVTTDYPYFENLSSFVEVLYPKEKKVIYTQNFKAPWVEQEQHYNIMVQGSYQTTNNELFDYSKTETFQVNAKAANASVQVTQTLSATIEENSTAIVKVSLTNVKEYALENLKVTDTFPGLTFISGASSTVFDRLKGGETKEIYQYKLLAPLGTNLTETTIQTRVEYEEEGLPYGTVAEKVITITKLPEEQITPVEENTSQESENNESTNIQEPVTEEKSNDGETEAEPGFFTRLLQGIASFFSALFG; encoded by the coding sequence ATGGTGAACCGTAATATTCTTTGGAGCCTTATGTTGTTCATAGGAGTGCTCACTCTCTTGGCTCATAGTTCATCTGTTCTCGGCGCAGAAGGAAAAGAACAGCTCCTTGATGATTGGGTGTATGATGAAGACGTCCTCAATATTGATGATGAACTGTTTGTACTAAGCCTCACACCAACATGGGATAGATTATACATTCAAGGAGAGGAAGAAAGTGTGATTGTTGACCAAGGGTACTGTGAAATCTTAAATTACAAAGAGTTCTGTTACATCACTGCCATCTTTGATCCTGCAGAAGGGTACGGGAAAAAGGACTACAAACGAAACAAGATCCTTCCATCAATCCATCTCACCGTTTCAGATCTTCGTCCACAGGTTGTTGTTACAAGAACAGTAAGCAACACAACACCCTATCTTCAAGATACTGTTACGGTTAAAATAAGTATGGTTAATAACGGACTGAAGACTGCTGAAACCGTTACCTATCGTGAAACCATCCCGCAAGAAGCAGTTATTCTTGAGCATCCCTCATTGAGAAGAGAAGGTAATATTCTTGAATGGACTGGCTCTGTAGTCTATGGCTCTAATGTTACACTTTCTTACGAACTTAGATTTACCAAGCCATTTGCTGGAACAGTAAATGCTTCATTGAACTACACCTATAACGGAAATCCGTATTCCTTAACAAATAAAGACATCAGCATCACGACAAATACAGCAAAAATTCCCCTAACAATCACAACAACGATTGACAAAAATCCAGCAGTTATTAATGAACTCGTAATCTATACGGTTTCATTAACCAATACTGATCCTTCTGAAATGGTAACTATTACTGAAATGCTTATCCATGTTGATGATGGTTTCATTGTCAGCAGTTATGAACCTCTGCAAAAGAAAACAACGTCTGATTTCAGGTACAACATGGTTCTCCAGCCAGGAGAGACAAAAACATTCACGTTAGGTGTAGTTGGACTTTTTACCGGAGATTATGACCTTGGGTTATCACTCAATGCAACATCGTATTGGAAACTGGAACTAAGAACTCTCTCCGAGCGTCACACCGACAATAAAACAATAACGATAAAGCTTGGTGAAATACGCCCTCTGATCCACTTTCTTCTTAATGATCTCTCCTTAATCAGCGGCCAAGAATCTCTTGTAGAAATTTCGCTGGAAAACACTGATGAAAAGCGATCATTTCATAACATTACTGCAAGAGTAACTACTGATTATCCCTATTTTGAGAATCTATCAAGTTTCGTTGAGGTGCTCTATCCAAAAGAAAAAAAAGTGATTTATACGCAAAACTTTAAGGCTCCGTGGGTTGAGCAAGAGCAACATTACAACATAATGGTTCAAGGGTCTTATCAGACAACGAACAATGAGCTCTTTGACTATAGCAAAACCGAAACATTTCAGGTCAATGCTAAGGCTGCTAATGCAAGCGTCCAAGTAACGCAAACTCTATCCGCAACCATTGAGGAAAACAGCACGGCAATTGTCAAAGTAAGTCTTACGAATGTAAAAGAGTACGCTCTTGAAAACCTAAAAGTAACTGATACCTTTCCTGGATTAACATTCATTAGTGGAGCCTCTTCTACCGTGTTTGATCGCCTCAAGGGAGGAGAGACTAAAGAGATTTATCAGTACAAACTTCTGGCTCCTTTAGGAACTAACCTGACGGAAACAACCATCCAAACAAGGGTAGAGTATGAAGAAGAAGGCCTTCCCTATGGTACTGTTGCTGAGAAGGTTATTACCATTACTAAGCTTCCTGAAGAGCAGATAACACCCGTCGAGGAAAATACATCGCAGGAGTCAGAAAACAACGAATCAACAAACATCCAGGAGCCAGTAACTGAAGAAAAAAGTAACGATGGGGAAACAGAAGCAGAACCAGGATTCTTCACCCGCCTGTTGCAAGGCATAGCCTCATTCTTTAGCGCGTTGTTCGGATAG